One Candidatus Thioglobus sp. DNA segment encodes these proteins:
- the rraA gene encoding ribonuclease E activity regulator RraA: protein MQKTSDISDQLHPNVQYLEPIYNGYGAKIDFSGVIHTIKCFEDNSLVRELLDTDGQGGVLVVDAGGSKRCAMLGDQLAAKAVKNNWSGIIIYGLIRDSEMINKMLIGVRALGTHPLKSIKKGVGEKGLNLSFSGVNFVPGDYLYADQDGVIIVKELV from the coding sequence ATGCAAAAAACCAGCGATATTTCAGACCAACTCCATCCTAATGTCCAGTATTTGGAGCCTATTTATAATGGTTATGGTGCCAAGATCGATTTTTCTGGTGTTATCCATACTATTAAGTGTTTTGAAGATAATTCTTTAGTGAGAGAGCTGCTTGATACTGATGGCCAGGGTGGTGTTTTAGTGGTAGATGCAGGTGGTTCAAAACGTTGTGCCATGTTGGGAGATCAGCTCGCTGCCAAAGCAGTTAAAAATAATTGGTCTGGCATTATTATTTATGGCTTGATCAGAGATTCTGAGATGATTAATAAAATGTTAATTGGGGTTCGTGCTTTGGGCACGCACCCTTTGAAAAGTATTAAGAAGGGCGTCGGAGAGAAGGGTCTTAATTTAAGTTTTTCTGGCGTTAATTTTGTCCCTGGGGATTATTTGTATGCCGATCAAGATGGCGTTATTATTGTGAAGGAGTTAGTATGA
- a CDS encoding malate synthase G, whose translation MILVEGYKNLADYQVDRNLYQFIEQEVLPGLDIKVDEFFSKLLTIVSELTQENQDLLLQRDKLQSQIDKWHKDNTGPFDLQAYKIFLEEIGYLSPKPTPFELELDQVDDEIAKIAGPQLVVPISSARFALNALNARWGSLYDTLYGSDVIDRKIKGDERAAQVISWSNTFLDEAIPLSSGSYDQVISIDNNSNEPVFTLNDKSTTQLKNSDSFVGSTDHSILIQHHNLHIELVINTDTKGIQDVFLESALTTIIDFEDSVATVSSEEKINAYRNFLGLMKRDLEIKFNKGEKSVVRRVNSDKSYTNTKGKPGTLSGSSLMLVRNVGHHMLTDLIKTPDNQEVPEGILDALITTLIALHDIQRLGANSKKGNVYIVKPKMHGPDEVAFSVKLFGRVEQALGLKANTIKIGIMDEERRTSVNLAACIKAAAKRVIFINTGFLDRTGDEIHTSMQAGVMLPKAKIKNQPWIKAYEILNVQVGLDCGMYKKAQIGKGMWAQPDQMREMLGSKLSHLEAGANCAWVPSPTAATLHATHYHRFDVFARQQQLMKKHLETDEHDLLLAPILDSTSTLSMDEIKTELNNNAQSILGYVVRWIDQGVGCSKVMDIDQVGLMEDRATLRISSQHMANWLHHEICSKAQIKQVFKEMALVVDAQNAHDPLYQNMAPSYNGMAFNAALSLVYRGVNEPNGYTESTLKEYRQKRLAELSL comes from the coding sequence ATGATTTTAGTTGAAGGATATAAAAATTTAGCAGATTACCAAGTTGATCGTAACTTGTATCAGTTTATAGAGCAAGAAGTTCTTCCGGGTTTGGATATTAAGGTAGATGAATTTTTCTCTAAATTATTAACGATTGTTTCCGAGTTAACTCAGGAAAATCAAGATTTATTGCTTCAACGCGATAAGCTACAATCTCAAATTGATAAGTGGCATAAGGATAATACTGGACCATTTGATTTACAAGCTTATAAAATATTCTTAGAAGAAATTGGTTATCTATCACCTAAACCAACCCCTTTCGAGCTTGAGCTAGATCAGGTCGATGATGAGATTGCTAAAATAGCTGGACCACAATTAGTGGTACCTATTTCCAGTGCTCGTTTTGCGCTTAACGCTCTTAATGCACGCTGGGGTAGCTTGTATGACACCTTGTATGGTAGTGATGTTATCGATAGAAAAATCAAGGGTGACGAGCGTGCCGCTCAAGTCATCAGCTGGAGTAACACTTTTTTAGACGAGGCAATTCCGCTAAGTTCGGGCTCTTATGATCAAGTTATTTCTATTGATAATAACTCAAATGAACCAGTATTTACATTAAATGATAAGAGCACAACTCAGCTAAAAAACTCAGACAGTTTTGTTGGTAGTACCGATCATAGTATTTTAATTCAACACCATAATCTGCATATCGAACTAGTTATCAATACAGACACTAAAGGCATTCAAGATGTCTTTTTGGAGTCAGCATTAACAACTATTATTGATTTTGAAGATTCAGTTGCTACGGTTTCTAGCGAAGAAAAAATTAATGCCTATCGTAACTTTTTAGGGCTAATGAAGCGTGATTTAGAGATTAAATTTAACAAAGGCGAGAAGTCAGTTGTAAGAAGAGTAAATTCAGACAAAAGCTATACAAATACAAAAGGCAAGCCTGGTACTTTGTCAGGAAGTAGTTTGATGTTGGTTCGTAATGTTGGGCACCATATGCTAACTGATTTAATCAAAACTCCAGATAATCAAGAAGTGCCAGAAGGTATTTTAGATGCATTAATAACAACGTTAATCGCTCTGCATGATATTCAGCGTTTAGGCGCTAATTCAAAAAAAGGCAATGTTTATATTGTTAAACCTAAAATGCATGGCCCTGATGAAGTGGCGTTTAGTGTTAAGCTGTTTGGAAGGGTTGAGCAGGCTCTTGGACTTAAAGCTAATACAATTAAAATTGGCATTATGGATGAAGAGCGCCGTACAAGCGTTAACCTAGCAGCATGTATTAAAGCAGCAGCTAAACGGGTAATTTTTATTAATACAGGTTTTCTTGACCGCACTGGTGATGAGATACACACCAGCATGCAAGCTGGAGTTATGCTCCCTAAGGCGAAAATTAAAAATCAGCCATGGATTAAAGCTTATGAGATTTTAAATGTTCAAGTTGGTTTAGATTGTGGCATGTATAAAAAAGCACAAATTGGTAAAGGTATGTGGGCACAACCTGATCAAATGCGTGAAATGCTTGGGAGTAAGCTTAGCCATTTAGAAGCAGGTGCTAATTGTGCCTGGGTGCCTTCGCCAACAGCTGCTACCTTGCATGCGACACATTATCATCGATTTGATGTTTTCGCTAGACAGCAACAATTAATGAAAAAGCATCTGGAAACTGATGAGCATGATTTATTGCTTGCTCCAATATTAGACTCCACCAGCACTTTAAGCATGGATGAGATTAAGACAGAACTGAATAACAATGCTCAAAGTATCTTAGGTTATGTGGTGCGTTGGATTGATCAAGGTGTAGGCTGTTCAAAAGTTATGGACATTGATCAAGTAGGGCTAATGGAGGATAGGGCGACGCTAAGGATTTCAAGCCAGCATATGGCTAATTGGCTGCATCATGAGATTTGCAGTAAGGCGCAAATAAAG
- the aceK gene encoding bifunctional isocitrate dehydrogenase kinase/phosphatase codes for MTELSTQSSNLSEATSKKILAGFERHYRAFQQASVQAKSRFDHCEWQQLLDDYKARLYFYDQQVKHFCLELKKELNTEMFDEQVWINTKLAYISLTLNYKQPELAETFYNSVFCLLFDKRFYKNNFIFVKPSISTTFIDMDDPIIVSHYIKTHQLEQTLQASFLKLDFDTPYQNLDRDMSRLKMQFVKQLNLSEDEEFELQLVKSTFFRRKAAYIVGQVVLKNSQVRPVLIALLNDEKTGIYVDALLTDVANISTVFSFSRAYFFIDTDYPAAVVDFLKTLLPGKTKAELYSSIGLHKHGKTLLYRRFLKYSRSTGEKLILAPGIKGMVMTVFTFPMFPYVFKVINDNFSPPKTATKQQVKDKYFFVKNHCKVGRLADTWEFSNVAFPIRDLDEDLLNELKLKVGSNITIEGDLLIIKHLYMENKMIPLNLYIQNANKEDLKHIVNDYGRAIDELINADIFPGDMLTKNFGVTRQNRVVFYDYDEITTMDKPVFRKIPDARHEEDEMAAEPWYYVGPEDVFPEEFKLFMFSQNDSKQIFAKSYDKLLSADYWKSVQDNIQNGKIIDYYPYRQRFRMSQIYSQSA; via the coding sequence ATGACAGAATTGAGCACGCAATCAAGCAATCTTTCTGAAGCGACTTCCAAAAAAATATTGGCGGGCTTTGAGAGGCATTATCGTGCTTTTCAACAGGCCTCTGTGCAAGCTAAATCTAGATTTGATCACTGCGAATGGCAGCAATTACTAGATGATTATAAGGCTCGCCTTTATTTTTATGATCAGCAAGTCAAACATTTCTGTCTTGAGCTTAAAAAAGAGCTCAATACAGAAATGTTTGATGAACAGGTTTGGATAAACACTAAGCTTGCTTATATTAGTTTAACGTTAAATTATAAGCAGCCAGAATTAGCTGAAACGTTCTATAACTCAGTTTTTTGTTTATTGTTTGATAAGCGTTTTTATAAAAATAATTTTATTTTTGTTAAGCCATCCATATCAACTACTTTTATTGATATGGATGATCCAATTATAGTTAGTCACTATATTAAAACTCATCAATTAGAGCAAACACTGCAAGCAAGTTTTTTAAAACTAGACTTTGATACGCCCTATCAAAATTTAGATCGCGATATGTCGCGGCTAAAAATGCAATTTGTTAAACAATTAAATTTATCGGAAGATGAAGAGTTTGAATTGCAATTGGTTAAAAGTACCTTTTTTAGAAGAAAAGCTGCCTATATCGTCGGTCAGGTTGTATTAAAAAATAGTCAAGTTCGACCTGTATTAATAGCCCTATTAAATGATGAAAAAACAGGAATATATGTTGATGCATTGTTGACTGATGTTGCCAATATATCCACAGTTTTTAGCTTTTCTAGGGCATACTTTTTTATTGATACAGATTATCCTGCAGCTGTTGTTGATTTTTTAAAAACACTCCTTCCAGGCAAGACTAAAGCTGAGCTTTATAGCTCTATTGGTCTGCATAAGCATGGAAAAACTTTGTTATATCGAAGGTTTTTGAAATATTCTCGTAGTACCGGCGAAAAGCTAATTCTTGCTCCTGGTATTAAAGGTATGGTGATGACTGTCTTTACTTTTCCGATGTTTCCTTATGTGTTTAAAGTAATTAATGATAATTTTTCCCCACCTAAAACTGCCACCAAGCAACAAGTTAAAGATAAATATTTCTTTGTTAAAAATCATTGTAAGGTTGGTCGTTTAGCAGACACATGGGAGTTTTCAAATGTTGCCTTTCCTATTCGTGATTTGGATGAAGATCTACTCAATGAGTTAAAATTAAAGGTTGGATCAAATATCACTATTGAGGGTGACTTACTTATTATTAAGCATTTGTATATGGAAAATAAAATGATTCCGCTTAATTTATATATCCAAAATGCTAATAAAGAAGATCTTAAGCACATTGTTAATGATTATGGAAGGGCAATTGATGAGTTGATTAATGCAGATATTTTTCCAGGTGATATGCTCACTAAAAATTTTGGTGTTACTCGACAAAATCGTGTTGTATTTTATGACTATGATGAAATCACCACCATGGATAAACCTGTATTCAGAAAAATTCCAGATGCACGACATGAAGAGGATGAAATGGCTGCTGAACCTTGGTATTACGTTGGCCCAGAAGATGTTTTTCCTGAAGAATTTAAACTATTTATGTTTAGTCAAAATGATAGTAAGCAAATTTTTGCCAAATCCTATGACAAATTACTAAGTGCTGATTATTGGAAATCTGTACAAGATAATATTCAAAATGGCAAGATTATTGATTATTACCCGTATCGACAAAGATTCAGAATGTCCCAAATTTATTCACAATCCGCCTAA